From the Burkholderia glumae LMG 2196 = ATCC 33617 genome, one window contains:
- the tagF gene encoding type VI secretion system-associated protein TagF has translation MTQTVQAQIAYFGKIPSRGDFVKSAHNPQLLQTLDRWIAQAMELLADDPRWKIVYENARPMHFAFIGTRSKLAIAGHMVASHDASNRRFPFLAATALEVDRPLTFVARSPLAFARLWQRAATLMRPLLGSDEPPGALQALGEAQVPIDTGGPGSAHDGTFNDFVEHQSLFGLEQMLLASGHPVKLRGAMLALGSLLRPVMQSGSSHIERGLTLPLPVDPFYRSLVAAFWMELIAPFVSQADFELAIFIGSIAERERLIIGFNGASARTLHSVVDPQTYSQHNIDIDDPEWVDAHAQHDPATSKLVSYLEQPQLSLRVAIDTFREAFVAGA, from the coding sequence ATGACGCAAACGGTCCAGGCTCAGATCGCCTATTTCGGCAAGATCCCGTCGCGCGGCGACTTCGTGAAGAGCGCGCACAACCCGCAGTTGCTGCAGACGCTCGACCGCTGGATCGCGCAGGCCATGGAGCTGCTGGCCGACGACCCGCGCTGGAAGATCGTCTACGAGAACGCGCGGCCCATGCATTTCGCGTTCATCGGCACGCGCAGCAAGCTCGCCATCGCCGGCCACATGGTGGCCAGCCACGACGCCTCGAACCGGCGCTTTCCGTTCCTCGCCGCCACCGCGCTCGAGGTGGACCGGCCGCTCACCTTCGTCGCGCGCAGCCCGCTCGCGTTCGCGCGGCTCTGGCAGCGCGCCGCCACGCTGATGCGTCCGCTGCTGGGCAGCGACGAGCCGCCCGGCGCGCTGCAGGCGCTCGGCGAGGCGCAGGTGCCGATCGACACCGGCGGCCCCGGCAGCGCGCACGACGGCACGTTCAACGATTTCGTCGAGCACCAGTCGCTGTTCGGGCTCGAGCAAATGCTGCTCGCGAGCGGCCACCCGGTGAAGCTGCGCGGCGCGATGCTCGCGCTCGGCTCGCTGCTGCGCCCGGTGATGCAAAGCGGCTCGTCGCACATCGAGCGCGGGCTCACGCTGCCGCTGCCGGTCGATCCGTTCTATCGCAGCCTGGTGGCGGCGTTCTGGATGGAGCTGATCGCGCCGTTCGTCTCGCAGGCCGATTTCGAGCTGGCGATCTTCATCGGCTCCATCGCCGAGCGCGAGCGCCTGATCATCGGCTTCAACGGCGCCTCGGCCCGGACGCTGCACAGCGTGGTCGATCCGCAGACCTATTCGCAACACAACATCGACATCGACGACCCGGAATGGGTCGATGCCCATGCGCAACACGATCCCGCGACCAGCAAACTCGTCAGCTACCTCGAACAACCGCAACTGTCGCTGCGCGTGGCGATCGACACGTTCCGCGAAGCCTTCGTCGCAGGAGCCTGA
- the tssM gene encoding type VI secretion system membrane subunit TssM — protein MQRILNVLTHPRTLSILGFIALAAILFIVADALQISFVWPIAILAALVVLWLLVKLVRRLRVKRANRKLGDMLEEQASVESPAAAAAPVEPAKQAELDTLRTRLVDTVKTIKSSKIGQVSGGSALYELPWYIVIGNPAAGKSSAVINSGLQFPFADKNSAVIHGIGGTRNCDWFFTTEGILLDTAGRYSVHEEDRSEWLGFLGLLKKHRPKAPINGIIVTASIAELTGNRPEFAINLAKNLRQRVQELTEKLEVFAPVYVMFTKADLITGFTEFFSNSDRAEYDRVWGATLPYEPDEKRDVVALFDERFEELYDGLKEISVAQLAISRGNILSPGQLSFPLEFASIKPTLRAFLATLFENNPFQYKPIFRGFYFTSALQEGETNSAAAQRIAARFALDGTALPKPPSAFSKNGFFLRDLFSKVIFEDRKTVRQFASPAKTRMRYATFFAFVAALALALGGWTWSTIGNQQLVANVQADLDNIAKLEQNRNDLQSRLQAMDILEDRIEQLEQFRHDKPIAVSLGLYQGDRLEEHLLTEYYNGVRQIMLAPVADNLAAFLKDVNAHPDQLAPMTRAPESGAVPVSDKTALASRAQGGLYNDASPTNVEDAYNALKTYLMLSDKRHVEQAHLTDQIARFWRGWLETNRGNMPRDEMIRSAERMITFYLSRVQDNDWPMIDANLALIDQTRENLRRVVRGMPARQRVYEEIKARASTRYAPMTVARIVGDENASLVAGSYAIPGTFTRDAWFDYVQPAIRDAATKELQAKDWVLNTASQDDLTLEGSPEQIQKVLVGMYKTEYAQHWQKFMQGIAVQNFGSFGQAVDAMNRLGDPQDSPIRKILETAYEQTSWDNPSLASVTLKKAQTGVVGWVKQWFSRQRGGQLAANIDINGNPVEVPMGPIGQEFIGLARIVQTHDGGQSMLKGYMESLSKVRTRFNVIKNQGDPGPGARQLMQQTLDGNGSELADSLKYVDEQMLTGLTDSQRRSLRPLLVRPLMQAFAVVIQPASVEVNKVWNAQVYQPFQSSLANKYPFSPGAKVEAAASEIAQVFGPDGSIAKFVGTTLGPLAVRRGDTLTARTWGDMGLALTPEFTNGFASWVAPLAGGAATSSASSEPQTVFQILPQPSSGTTEYTIAIDGQQLRYRNTPPQWTNFVWPNPSGSPGATLSATTFDGRTLQLVNEPGRYGLEKLINSAQRTRRPDGTFDLTWTQGGVSVSVTMRIISTSQPSGGGSGGDAPQQQSLRGMHLPSSVANTSASGAINATAQAPAATSGVSPAAAATGAAANASNAQGAQ, from the coding sequence ATGCAACGCATCCTCAACGTGTTGACTCACCCGCGCACGCTCTCGATCCTCGGGTTCATCGCGCTCGCCGCGATCCTGTTCATCGTGGCGGACGCCCTGCAGATCAGCTTCGTCTGGCCGATCGCGATCCTCGCCGCGCTCGTCGTGCTGTGGCTGCTCGTGAAGCTGGTGCGGCGGCTGCGGGTGAAGCGCGCGAACCGCAAGCTCGGCGACATGCTCGAGGAACAGGCCTCGGTCGAGAGCCCGGCCGCCGCCGCCGCGCCGGTCGAGCCGGCCAAGCAGGCCGAGCTGGACACGCTGCGCACGCGCCTCGTCGATACGGTCAAGACCATCAAGAGCTCGAAGATCGGCCAGGTCTCGGGCGGCTCGGCGCTCTACGAGCTGCCGTGGTACATCGTGATCGGCAACCCGGCGGCGGGCAAGAGCAGCGCGGTGATCAACTCGGGCCTGCAGTTCCCGTTCGCCGACAAGAACAGCGCCGTGATCCACGGCATCGGCGGCACCCGCAACTGCGACTGGTTCTTCACCACCGAGGGCATCCTGCTCGACACCGCGGGCCGCTATTCGGTGCACGAGGAGGACCGCAGCGAATGGCTCGGCTTCCTCGGCCTGCTCAAGAAGCACCGCCCGAAGGCGCCGATCAACGGCATCATCGTCACGGCCAGCATCGCCGAGCTGACCGGCAACCGCCCCGAATTCGCCATCAACCTCGCCAAGAACCTGCGCCAGCGCGTGCAGGAGCTGACCGAGAAGCTCGAGGTGTTCGCGCCGGTCTACGTGATGTTCACCAAGGCCGACCTGATCACCGGCTTCACCGAGTTCTTCAGCAACAGCGACCGCGCCGAGTACGACCGCGTGTGGGGCGCCACGCTGCCCTACGAGCCCGACGAGAAGCGCGACGTGGTGGCGCTCTTCGACGAGCGCTTCGAGGAGCTCTACGACGGCCTCAAGGAGATCAGCGTCGCGCAGCTCGCGATCAGCCGCGGCAACATCCTCTCGCCGGGCCAGCTGAGCTTCCCGCTCGAATTCGCCTCGATCAAGCCCACCCTGCGCGCGTTCCTCGCCACGCTGTTCGAGAACAACCCGTTCCAGTACAAGCCGATCTTCCGCGGCTTCTACTTCACCAGCGCGCTGCAGGAAGGCGAGACCAACAGCGCCGCCGCGCAGCGCATCGCGGCGCGCTTCGCGCTCGACGGCACCGCGCTGCCCAAGCCGCCCAGCGCGTTCTCGAAGAACGGCTTCTTCCTGCGCGACCTGTTCTCGAAGGTGATCTTCGAGGACCGCAAGACGGTGCGCCAGTTCGCGAGCCCCGCCAAGACGCGGATGCGCTACGCGACCTTCTTCGCGTTCGTCGCCGCGCTCGCGCTCGCGCTGGGCGGCTGGACCTGGTCGACGATCGGCAACCAGCAGCTGGTGGCCAACGTGCAGGCCGACCTCGACAACATCGCCAAGCTCGAGCAGAACCGCAACGACCTGCAGTCGCGCCTGCAGGCGATGGACATCCTCGAGGACCGCATCGAGCAGCTCGAGCAGTTCCGCCACGACAAGCCGATCGCGGTCTCGCTCGGGCTCTACCAGGGCGACCGGCTCGAGGAGCACCTGCTGACCGAGTACTACAACGGCGTGCGCCAGATCATGCTCGCGCCGGTGGCCGACAACCTCGCCGCGTTCCTGAAGGACGTGAACGCGCATCCGGACCAGCTCGCGCCGATGACGCGCGCGCCCGAATCGGGCGCGGTGCCGGTCTCGGACAAGACCGCGCTGGCCAGCCGCGCGCAGGGCGGGCTCTACAACGACGCCTCGCCCACCAATGTCGAGGACGCCTACAACGCACTGAAGACCTACCTGATGCTGTCCGACAAGCGGCACGTCGAGCAGGCCCACCTGACCGACCAGATCGCGCGCTTCTGGCGCGGCTGGCTGGAAACCAACCGCGGCAACATGCCTCGTGACGAGATGATCCGCAGCGCCGAGCGGATGATCACGTTCTATCTCTCGCGCGTGCAGGACAACGACTGGCCGATGATCGACGCGAACCTCGCGCTCATCGACCAGACCCGCGAGAACCTGCGCCGCGTGGTGCGCGGCATGCCGGCCCGCCAGCGCGTCTACGAGGAAATCAAGGCGCGCGCCTCGACGCGCTACGCGCCGATGACCGTCGCGCGCATCGTCGGCGACGAGAACGCCTCGCTGGTGGCGGGCAGCTACGCGATCCCCGGCACCTTCACGCGCGACGCCTGGTTCGACTACGTGCAGCCGGCGATCCGCGACGCGGCCACCAAGGAGCTGCAGGCCAAGGACTGGGTGCTCAACACCGCCTCGCAGGACGACCTGACGCTGGAAGGCAGCCCCGAGCAGATCCAGAAGGTGCTGGTGGGCATGTACAAGACCGAGTACGCGCAGCACTGGCAGAAGTTCATGCAGGGCATCGCGGTGCAGAACTTCGGCAGCTTCGGGCAGGCCGTCGATGCGATGAACCGGCTCGGCGACCCGCAGGATTCGCCGATCCGCAAGATCCTCGAGACCGCCTACGAGCAGACCTCGTGGGACAACCCCTCGCTGGCCAGCGTGACGCTGAAGAAGGCGCAGACGGGCGTGGTGGGCTGGGTCAAGCAGTGGTTCTCGCGCCAGCGCGGCGGCCAGCTCGCGGCCAACATCGACATCAACGGCAATCCGGTGGAGGTGCCGATGGGGCCGATCGGCCAGGAGTTCATCGGGCTCGCCCGGATCGTGCAGACCCACGACGGCGGCCAGTCGATGCTGAAGGGCTACATGGAGTCGCTCTCGAAGGTGCGCACGCGCTTCAACGTGATCAAGAACCAGGGCGACCCCGGCCCCGGCGCGCGCCAGCTGATGCAGCAGACGCTCGACGGCAACGGCTCCGAGCTGGCCGATTCGCTGAAGTACGTGGACGAGCAGATGCTGACCGGCCTGACCGACTCGCAGCGCCGCTCGCTGCGGCCGCTGCTGGTGCGTCCGCTGATGCAGGCGTTCGCGGTGGTGATCCAGCCGGCCTCGGTGGAAGTCAACAAGGTCTGGAACGCGCAGGTCTACCAGCCGTTCCAGTCGTCGCTGGCCAACAAGTATCCGTTCTCGCCGGGCGCCAAGGTCGAGGCCGCCGCCTCCGAGATCGCCCAGGTGTTCGGCCCGGACGGCTCGATCGCGAAGTTCGTCGGCACCACGCTCGGCCCGCTCGCGGTGCGCCGCGGCGACACGCTGACCGCGCGCACCTGGGGCGACATGGGCCTGGCGCTGACGCCGGAGTTCACCAACGGCTTCGCGAGCTGGGTCGCGCCGCTGGCGGGCGGCGCCGCCACCAGCTCGGCCTCGTCCGAGCCGCAGACGGTGTTCCAGATCCTGCCGCAGCCGAGCAGCGGCACGACCGAGTACACCATCGCGATCGACGGCCAGCAGCTGCGCTACCGCAACACGCCGCCGCAGTGGACCAACTTCGTCTGGCCGAATCCGTCGGGCTCGCCGGGCGCCACGCTGTCGGCGACCACCTTCGACGGCCGCACGCTGCAGCTCGTCAACGAGCCGGGCCGCTACGGGCTGGAGAAGCTGATCAACTCGGCGCAGCGCACGCGCCGCCCGGACGGCACCTTCGACCTGACGTGGACGCAGGGCGGCGTGAGCGTGTCGGTGACGATGCGCATCATCAGCACCTCGCAGCCGTCGGGCGGCGGCAGCGGCGGCGACGCCCCGCAGCAGCAGAGCCTGCGCGGCATGCACCTGCCCTCGTCGGTGGCCAACACCAGCGCGAGCGGCGCCATCAACGCGACGGCACAGGCGCCGGCCGCCACGTCCGGCGTGAGCCCGGCCGCGGCCGCCACGGGCGCGGCTGCCAACGCATCGAACGCACAGGGGGCGCAATGA
- a CDS encoding M15 family metallopeptidase, producing the protein MIAVVLIAYFAIAVLAAALFLLPGVRASLFGSVAQFHGRLSRRVSDRAQRTRGHILKSAKISRNSLSDLQNLLIRRRLLIMGAAGILATPPLIAIALRGRQLFQYDDTIRVPDEKIAALLQGEQLVPPLPLPPEVFATREVEQIRPALKDASRDWNLLDPDFRTRLLLVYKIMHEQYGYEMALLEGYRSPERQNRLAQMGTNVTNAAAYQSYHQFGLAADNAFLRDGKLVISEKDPWAMRGYQLYGQVAEQVGLTWGGRWKMMDLGHVEFHKPGFKLGHPPPQ; encoded by the coding sequence GTGATTGCCGTCGTCCTGATCGCGTATTTCGCCATCGCCGTGCTGGCCGCCGCCTTGTTCCTGTTGCCGGGCGTTCGGGCCAGCCTGTTCGGCTCGGTGGCGCAGTTTCACGGAAGATTAAGCCGGCGCGTTTCGGACCGAGCGCAGCGCACTCGCGGCCATATTCTCAAATCGGCAAAAATTTCGCGAAACTCTTTAAGCGATCTGCAAAATTTACTGATTCGGCGACGCTTGCTGATTATGGGCGCGGCAGGTATTCTTGCGACGCCTCCGTTGATCGCGATTGCGTTACGCGGTCGGCAATTATTCCAATACGACGACACCATACGCGTTCCCGACGAAAAGATCGCCGCGCTGCTGCAAGGCGAACAGCTCGTCCCGCCGTTGCCGCTGCCGCCCGAAGTCTTCGCCACCCGCGAAGTCGAGCAGATCCGGCCCGCGCTGAAGGATGCGAGTCGCGACTGGAACTTGCTCGATCCGGATTTCCGCACGCGCTTGCTGCTCGTCTACAAGATCATGCACGAGCAGTACGGATACGAAATGGCGCTGCTCGAAGGCTATCGCAGTCCCGAACGGCAGAACCGGCTTGCCCAGATGGGCACGAACGTGACGAACGCGGCCGCGTACCAGAGCTATCACCAGTTCGGTCTCGCGGCCGACAACGCGTTCCTGCGCGACGGCAAGCTGGTGATCTCCGAGAAGGACCCGTGGGCCATGCGCGGTTATCAGCTGTACGGTCAGGTCGCCGAGCAGGTGGGCCTGACCTGGGGTGGCCGATGGAAGATGATGGACCTCGGACACGTCGAATTCCATAAACCCGGCTTCAAGCTGGGACATCCGCCGCCACAGTGA
- a CDS encoding transporter, whose product MKPEMIIPTYGADTSGMICAFRFAPDAAGVPVDAAGTGALLRPEAAGDSNAPREFHWLHFNLAHGASERWMRANLGLPETFYEFLREGSHSTRIEQQDGVLRAVVNDVMFSLDMEAAEVSTLWVYVDRRMMVTARLKPLRSVDTLRESVRQGERFRSPTELLIHLLRDQADVMQHIVRRASVDVDRIEDRFLSQRPTANRDQLGSMRRTMTRLQRMLAPEPGSIFRLLAKPPAWLLGADVQELRESTEEFSLVLADLAGLVERIKLLQEEITSRLDEQNNRTLFTLTLVTVIALPINIIAGFFGMNVGGVPLAENKHGFWLMVLFVALFTALAAWWAFRRRGDR is encoded by the coding sequence ATGAAACCAGAGATGATCATTCCCACCTACGGCGCCGACACTTCCGGCATGATCTGCGCGTTCCGCTTCGCGCCGGACGCGGCCGGCGTGCCGGTCGACGCGGCCGGGACCGGCGCGCTGCTGCGGCCCGAGGCGGCCGGCGACAGCAATGCGCCGCGCGAATTCCACTGGTTGCACTTCAATCTCGCGCACGGCGCGAGCGAGCGCTGGATGCGCGCCAATCTCGGCCTGCCCGAGACGTTCTACGAATTCCTGCGCGAGGGCTCGCACTCGACGCGCATCGAGCAGCAGGACGGGGTGCTGCGCGCCGTCGTCAACGACGTGATGTTCAGCCTCGACATGGAGGCGGCCGAGGTCTCGACGCTGTGGGTCTACGTCGACCGGCGCATGATGGTGACCGCGCGCCTGAAGCCGCTGCGCTCGGTCGATACGCTGCGCGAGAGCGTGCGGCAGGGCGAGCGGTTCCGCTCGCCCACCGAGCTGCTGATCCACCTGCTGCGCGATCAGGCCGACGTGATGCAGCACATCGTGCGGCGCGCGAGCGTGGACGTCGATCGCATCGAGGACCGCTTCCTGTCGCAGCGGCCCACCGCGAACCGCGACCAGCTCGGCTCGATGCGCCGGACCATGACGCGCCTGCAGCGCATGCTCGCGCCCGAGCCCGGCTCGATCTTCCGGCTGCTGGCCAAGCCGCCCGCGTGGCTGCTCGGCGCCGACGTGCAGGAGCTGCGCGAATCGACCGAGGAGTTCTCGCTGGTGCTGGCCGACCTGGCCGGCCTCGTCGAGCGGATCAAGCTGCTGCAGGAAGAGATCACCTCGCGCCTCGACGAACAGAACAACCGCACGCTGTTCACGCTGACGCTGGTGACCGTGATCGCGCTGCCGATCAACATCATCGCCGGCTTCTTCGGCATGAACGTGGGCGGCGTGCCGCTCGCCGAGAACAAGCATGGCTTCTGGCTGATGGTGCTGTTCGTCGCGCTGTTCACGGCGCTCGCCGCCTGGTGGGCGTTCCGGCGGCGAGGGGACCGCTAG
- a CDS encoding DUF1427 family protein, which yields MTDYAVSLGVGAGVGLLYGVLNVRSPAPPLVALVGLLGMVIGEAAVRWLR from the coding sequence ATGACGGACTATGCGGTATCGCTCGGCGTCGGTGCCGGCGTGGGCCTGTTGTACGGCGTCCTGAACGTGCGCTCGCCGGCGCCGCCGCTCGTCGCGCTGGTGGGACTGCTCGGCATGGTGATCGGCGAGGCGGCGGTCCGCTGGCTGCGCTGA
- a CDS encoding quinone oxidoreductase family protein → MQRIVLTAAARDLDSLVAPLQDGPSPVTHDGQLLIDVHAAGVNPSDVKAALGNMPHAVWPRTPGRDWAGVVRLGPPDWIGAQVWGSGGELGIRRDGSHAQQLLLAIEQVRRKPAALTLDEAAGVGVPFITAHEGLRRAGMPQAGEVVLVFGANGKVGQAAIQLASARAAQVIGVERTAGSYRGHASGAVSMIDASAGDVAEAVRALTGGRGADLVYNTVGSPYFAAANAAMATGARQIFISTIERSVPFDIFAFYRGQHTYVGVDSLALDGAACARILDELAPAFEAGTLRPFPIAADHVYPLARARDAYRAVLGGTRERVLVRP, encoded by the coding sequence ATGCAACGCATCGTCCTCACCGCCGCCGCCCGCGACCTCGACTCGCTCGTCGCGCCGCTCCAGGATGGCCCGTCGCCCGTCACGCACGACGGCCAGCTGCTGATCGACGTCCACGCCGCGGGCGTCAATCCGAGCGACGTGAAGGCCGCGCTCGGCAACATGCCGCACGCCGTCTGGCCGCGCACGCCGGGCCGCGACTGGGCCGGCGTGGTGCGGCTCGGGCCGCCCGACTGGATCGGCGCGCAAGTGTGGGGCTCGGGCGGCGAGCTGGGCATCCGCCGCGACGGCTCGCACGCGCAACAGCTGCTGCTCGCGATCGAGCAGGTGCGCCGCAAGCCGGCCGCGCTGACGCTCGACGAAGCGGCCGGCGTGGGCGTGCCGTTCATCACGGCCCACGAGGGGCTGCGGCGCGCCGGCATGCCGCAAGCGGGCGAGGTGGTGCTGGTGTTCGGCGCGAACGGCAAGGTCGGGCAGGCGGCGATCCAGCTCGCCAGCGCGCGCGCAGCGCAGGTGATCGGCGTCGAGCGCACCGCGGGCAGCTATCGCGGCCATGCGAGCGGCGCGGTGTCGATGATCGACGCGTCGGCCGGCGACGTCGCCGAGGCGGTGCGCGCGCTGACCGGCGGGCGCGGCGCCGACCTGGTCTACAACACCGTGGGCAGCCCCTACTTCGCGGCGGCGAACGCGGCGATGGCCACCGGCGCGCGCCAGATCTTCATCTCGACGATCGAGCGCAGCGTGCCGTTCGACATCTTCGCGTTCTATCGCGGCCAGCACACCTACGTGGGCGTCGATTCGCTCGCGCTCGACGGGGCCGCCTGCGCGCGCATCCTCGACGAACTCGCGCCCGCCTTCGAGGCCGGCACGCTGCGGCCGTTCCCGATCGCGGCCGACCACGTCTACCCGCTCGCACGCGCGCGCGACGCCTATCGGGCGGTGCTCGGCGGCACCCGCGAACGCGTGCTGGTCCGGCCGTGA
- a CDS encoding LysR family transcriptional regulator, protein MEALFSPHLAVFVDVVELQSFSAAARRHDLAASSIARRIDQLEAQLGVRVLHRTTHAVRPTEAGQLLYDRAKALLAGIRGLHAELHRQRDEPGGLVRIDCPAPFGRLHLMPAVAAFMRRHAAIVVELVLTDSMVDLPGERLGADVDLALRIGPVAATRFVATLLAPQRRVLCASPAYLAARGTPASLDALARHDCLAWHGSPPPGAWRFGKQRHAPDAPRFRSNHSEALLAAAVEGLGIAHLPTWLAGAALANGSLVALAIAGEAPALEDATIHLLRQQAGGAARTLALVEFLREWFAQPPWERAAR, encoded by the coding sequence ATGGAAGCCCTTTTCTCCCCGCATCTGGCCGTGTTCGTCGACGTCGTCGAGCTGCAGAGCTTCTCGGCCGCCGCGCGGCGCCACGACCTGGCCGCCTCCTCGATCGCGCGGCGCATCGATCAGCTCGAGGCGCAGCTCGGCGTGCGCGTGCTGCACCGGACCACCCACGCGGTGCGGCCGACCGAGGCCGGACAACTGCTGTACGACCGCGCCAAGGCGCTGCTGGCCGGGATTCGCGGCCTGCACGCCGAGCTGCACCGGCAGCGTGACGAGCCGGGCGGGCTGGTGCGGATCGATTGCCCGGCGCCGTTCGGGCGGCTGCACCTGATGCCGGCCGTGGCCGCGTTCATGCGGCGCCACGCGGCGATCGTGGTCGAGCTGGTGCTGACCGACAGCATGGTGGACCTGCCCGGCGAGCGGCTCGGCGCCGACGTCGACCTGGCGTTGCGGATCGGCCCGGTGGCGGCCACGCGCTTCGTCGCGACGCTGCTCGCGCCGCAGCGGCGCGTGCTGTGCGCGAGTCCGGCCTATCTGGCCGCGCGCGGCACGCCGGCGTCGCTCGACGCGCTCGCGCGCCACGACTGCCTCGCCTGGCACGGCTCGCCGCCGCCCGGCGCGTGGCGCTTCGGCAAGCAGCGTCACGCGCCCGACGCGCCGCGCTTTCGCAGCAACCATTCGGAGGCGTTGCTGGCCGCCGCCGTCGAGGGGCTCGGCATCGCCCATCTGCCGACCTGGCTGGCCGGCGCGGCGCTCGCGAACGGCTCGCTGGTCGCCCTCGCCATCGCGGGCGAGGCCCCCGCGCTGGAGGACGCGACCATCCATCTGCTGCGCCAGCAGGCGGGCGGCGCGGCGCGCACGCTCGCGCTCGTCGAGTTCCTGCGCGAGTGGTTCGCGCAGCCGCCGTGGGAGCGGGCGGCGCGGTGA
- a CDS encoding LEA type 2 family protein has translation MQRRSAVRLLVFASLPLLTGGCAVLGRDPVRVGVVGLTPLAGQGLEMRFELKLRVQNPNDTPIDYDGLALDLELNGRPFASGVSDARGVVPRFGEVVIGVPITVTAFAAARQAFGFADAAAAGRIPYRLSGRLQAGVFGGVRFTDAGSLSLPAASGGAD, from the coding sequence ATGCAGCGCCGCAGCGCCGTCCGTCTGCTCGTGTTCGCAAGCCTGCCGCTGCTGACGGGCGGGTGTGCCGTGCTTGGCCGTGATCCCGTGCGGGTCGGCGTGGTGGGGCTGACGCCGCTCGCGGGGCAGGGGCTGGAGATGCGCTTCGAGCTGAAGCTGCGCGTGCAGAATCCCAACGACACGCCGATCGACTACGACGGCCTCGCGCTCGATCTCGAACTGAACGGCCGCCCCTTCGCGAGCGGCGTCAGCGATGCGCGTGGAGTCGTGCCGCGTTTCGGCGAGGTGGTGATCGGCGTGCCGATCACGGTGACGGCCTTCGCGGCCGCGCGGCAGGCCTTCGGGTTCGCCGACGCGGCGGCGGCCGGGCGCATCCCGTACCGCCTGAGCGGCAGGCTGCAGGCCGGCGTGTTCGGCGGCGTGCGTTTCACCGACGCCGGCTCGCTGAGCTTGCCGGCCGCGTCGGGAGGCGCTGACTGA
- a CDS encoding methyltransferase, whose protein sequence is MTDYPTLQFHDANGVECALRWRSEAGLPPPKRVVIADDTTTADAAYRLACEGTALVWQGDFQNARQLLQALARRVDRRAGRKGAPANPVDAFNLHRLAQSQRARTLGMLLIPLEADYSIALRRAPDLREACIEAYGPGGMPSVASLRELLGLIGAHEWRKKGVAIPALGARIHPHYGVFSPVRGEYVELVARAPLPAATLAFDIGTGTGVLAAVLAERGVERVVATDQDPRALACAAENLERLGYGARVELQRADLFPAGRAPLVVCNPPWVPARPGSPIESAVYDPDSRMLKGFLAGLAAHLTPGGEGWLVLSDFAEHLGLRTRAALLGWIEAAGLVVLGRDDIRPVHPKSSDAADPLHRARSAELTSLWRLGARA, encoded by the coding sequence GTGACCGATTATCCGACCCTTCAATTTCATGACGCGAACGGCGTCGAATGCGCGCTGCGCTGGCGCTCCGAGGCCGGCTTGCCGCCGCCGAAGCGCGTGGTGATCGCCGACGACACGACCACGGCCGACGCCGCCTACCGGCTCGCCTGCGAAGGGACGGCGCTGGTCTGGCAGGGCGATTTCCAGAACGCGCGCCAGCTGCTGCAGGCGCTCGCGCGGCGCGTCGACCGGCGCGCGGGGAGGAAGGGCGCGCCGGCCAATCCGGTGGACGCCTTCAACCTGCACCGGCTCGCCCAGTCGCAGCGCGCGCGCACGCTCGGCATGCTGCTGATCCCGCTCGAGGCCGATTACTCGATCGCGCTGCGCCGCGCGCCCGACCTGCGCGAGGCCTGCATCGAAGCCTACGGCCCGGGCGGCATGCCCTCGGTCGCCTCGCTGCGCGAGTTGCTCGGCCTGATCGGCGCGCACGAATGGCGCAAGAAGGGCGTGGCGATCCCCGCGCTCGGCGCGCGCATCCATCCGCACTACGGCGTGTTCTCGCCGGTGCGCGGCGAGTACGTCGAGCTGGTGGCGCGCGCGCCGCTGCCCGCCGCGACGCTCGCGTTCGACATCGGGACCGGGACCGGCGTGCTCGCGGCGGTGCTGGCCGAGCGCGGCGTGGAGCGCGTGGTGGCCACCGACCAGGATCCGCGCGCGCTCGCCTGCGCGGCCGAGAATCTCGAGCGGCTCGGCTACGGCGCGCGCGTCGAGCTGCAGCGCGCCGACCTGTTTCCGGCGGGCCGCGCGCCGCTGGTGGTCTGCAATCCGCCCTGGGTGCCGGCGCGGCCGGGCTCGCCGATCGAATCCGCGGTCTACGATCCGGACAGCCGGATGCTGAAGGGCTTCCTGGCCGGGCTCGCCGCGCATCTGACGCCGGGCGGCGAGGGCTGGCTCGTGCTGTCCGATTTCGCCGAGCATCTGGGGCTGCGCACGCGCGCGGCGCTGCTCGGCTGGATCGAGGCGGCCGGCCTCGTGGTGCTGGGCCGCGATGACATCCGGCCGGTCCACCCGAAGTCCAGCGACGCCGCCGATCCGCTGCACCGCGCCCGTTCCGCCGAACTGACCTCGCTCTGGCGGCTCGGCGCGCGCGCCTGA